The following proteins come from a genomic window of Macadamia integrifolia cultivar HAES 741 chromosome 14, SCU_Mint_v3, whole genome shotgun sequence:
- the LOC122061077 gene encoding GDSL esterase/lipase At4g10955-like: MVSDKNNFNLSGPSHLTTVDWNNADDHRSVAASMVNGVYILEREHKKNRNGPQTLAPPWWEFFHFQLHHSIMDDKSICGAVYEFKPPASTSHLSIHKAPRYVIAFRGTILGKGSWICDIKSDILLFKNEITAYSRYEVGVKAVKEMVAEVGASNIWLAGHSLGSAMAMFAGKYMAKAGVYLQSFLFNPPLVSMPIEWIKDEKLKKYIRTTTSMITAAFNILPKNSRRKSALDVDFVALSSWVPCLFLNRADLICSEFIGYFENRKRMEEFGGRELLELTALNSIPNLLLVKTESEPMHVLPSADLIIYSSPSLKSTLHAHELCHWWSKEVSKKTTTLYQYRGK, encoded by the exons ATGGTCTCCGACAAGAACAACTTCAACCTTTCAGGACCTTCACACCTCACAACTGTTGATTG GAATAATgcagatgaccatagatctgtTGCTGCCAGTATGGTGAATGGTGTCTATATTTTAGAGCGTGAACACAAGAAGAATCGTAATGGACCTCAAACTCTTGCTCCACCCTGGTGGGAGTTCTTCCATTTTCAGTTGCATCATTCAATCATGGATGATAAATCCATCTGTGGTGCTGTTTATGAATTCAAACCCCCGGCTTCTACTTCTCATCTCTCAATCCACAAGGCCCCAAGATATGTCATTGCCTTCCGAGGCACAATCCTTGGGAAAGGCTCCTGGATATGCGACATCAAATCAGATATCCTTCTCTTCAAAAATGAGATTACTGCGTACTCACGCTATGAGGTTGGAGTGAAAGCTGTCAAGGAAATGGTAGCCGAAGTTGGAGCTTCAAATATCTGGTTAGCTGGTCATTCTTTGGGCTCTGCCATGGCAATGTTCGCAGGCAAGTACATGGCGAAGGCAGGTGTTTATCTCCAATCTTTCCTCTTTAATCCACCACTTGTGTCTATGCCAATTGAGTGGATCAAGGATGAGAAACTGAAAAAATATATCCGAACAACAACAAGTATGATCACGGCTGCATTCAATATTCTCCCAAAGAATTCACGCCGGAAGTCTGCATTAGATGTTGATTTTGTTGCCTTGTCTTCATGGGTCCCCTGTTTGTTTCTCAATCGAGCAGATCTCATCTGCTCGGAGTTTATTGGTTATTTTGAAAACAGGAAACGGATGGAGGAGTTTGGAGGTAGGGAACTTTTAGAACTAACTGCACTGAATTCCATCCCTAATCTTCTGCTTGTGAAGACAGAGTCAGAACCTATGCACGTCCTCCCTTCTGCAGATCTAATCATTTACTCAAGCCCATCATTAAAATCTACACTGCATGCTCATGAACTTTGCCACTGGTGGAGCAAAGAAGTGAGCAAGAAGACTACTACTCTATACCAATATAGAGGAAAGTGA